A genomic region of Trifolium pratense cultivar HEN17-A07 linkage group LG3, ARS_RC_1.1, whole genome shotgun sequence contains the following coding sequences:
- the LOC123915785 gene encoding uncharacterized protein LOC123915785 isoform X1: MLTSLRFQPSNHSTISLSFNNPFPTTTNNSHSQRTLSFTTKPLALPKPLSSFTTHSPQPSSHYISTVGSPSLNLPHWNLTQRHLTLLQVLAVVTSICTTWLFCSAIPTLLAFKRAAESLEKLMDTAREELPDTMAAIRLSGMEISDLTNELSDLGQEITQGVKSSTRVVRSAEERLRRFTTMMPSSSASLQGREYSPKTEPDLGALAVARTARGATEGIIKGRGMLRMFFSLAQFSSFALKFITGRGKR, from the exons ATGTTGACCTCCCTGCGATTTCAACCTTCAAACCACTCAACCATTTCTCTGAGTTTCAACAATCCTTTCCCCACCACCACTAACAACTCTCACTCACAACGTACCCTCTCATTTACTACTAAACCCCTCGCCCTTCCCAAAcctctctcttctttcacaaCACACTCACCTCAACCCTCCTCACATTACATCTCCACCGTTGGATCTCCATCTCTCAACCTCCCTCATTGGAATCTCACCCAACGCCACCTCACTCTTCTCCAAGTCCTCGCCGTCGTG ACATCGATATGCACGACGTGGCTGTTTTGCTCTGCAATTCCCACGCTTCTG GCTTTCAAGAGAGCAGCGGAATCACTTGAGAAGCTTATGGATACGGCAAGAGAAGAACTTCCTGATACAATGGCTGCAATTCGATTATCCGGCATGGAAATTAGTGACTTAACCAACGAACTGAGTGATCTTGG ACAAGAGATTACCCAAGGTGTTAAAAGCTCCACTCGCGTGGTTCGATCAGCGGAGGAGAGGCTTCGCCGTTTTACCACTATGATGCCTTCTTCTTCAG CTTCATTGCAGGGAAGGGAATACAGCCCAAAAACTGAGCCTGACTTGGGTGCGCTTGCGGTGGCAAGAACTGCTAGGGGAGCGACAGAGGGTATTATCAAGGGTCGTGGTATGTTGAGGATGTTTTTCTCCCTTGCCCAATTTTC
- the LOC123915785 gene encoding uncharacterized protein LOC123915785 isoform X2, whose translation MLTSLRFQPSNHSTISLSFNNPFPTTTNNSHSQRTLSFTTKPLALPKPLSSFTTHSPQPSSHYISTVGSPSLNLPHWNLTQRHLTLLQVLAVVTSICTTWLFCSAIPTLLAFKRAAESLEKLMDTAREELPDTMAAIRLSGMEISDLTNELSDLGQEITQGVKSSTRVVRSAEERLRRFTTMMPSSSGKGIQPKN comes from the exons ATGTTGACCTCCCTGCGATTTCAACCTTCAAACCACTCAACCATTTCTCTGAGTTTCAACAATCCTTTCCCCACCACCACTAACAACTCTCACTCACAACGTACCCTCTCATTTACTACTAAACCCCTCGCCCTTCCCAAAcctctctcttctttcacaaCACACTCACCTCAACCCTCCTCACATTACATCTCCACCGTTGGATCTCCATCTCTCAACCTCCCTCATTGGAATCTCACCCAACGCCACCTCACTCTTCTCCAAGTCCTCGCCGTCGTG ACATCGATATGCACGACGTGGCTGTTTTGCTCTGCAATTCCCACGCTTCTG GCTTTCAAGAGAGCAGCGGAATCACTTGAGAAGCTTATGGATACGGCAAGAGAAGAACTTCCTGATACAATGGCTGCAATTCGATTATCCGGCATGGAAATTAGTGACTTAACCAACGAACTGAGTGATCTTGG ACAAGAGATTACCCAAGGTGTTAAAAGCTCCACTCGCGTGGTTCGATCAGCGGAGGAGAGGCTTCGCCGTTTTACCACTATGATGCCTTCTTCTTCAG GGAAGGGAATACAGCCCAAAAACTGA